The Myxococcaceae bacterium JPH2 genome has a window encoding:
- a CDS encoding DUF962 domain-containing protein: MLKPQVVALFDEYASAHQHPTNRLTHKIAIPVIVLHIVAMLDWVKLLAVPVLPGGMLTLGMVAWALVTLWYLRADVKLGLAVSLYLALCIPLGRMMPMWSVVAIAVGGWAIQFAGHAVWEKKSPSFFTNLVHALVGPLFFVALLTGDYALKSETTAPARA; this comes from the coding sequence ATGCTCAAGCCCCAGGTGGTCGCGCTCTTCGACGAGTACGCGTCCGCGCACCAGCACCCGACGAACCGGCTGACGCACAAGATTGCCATCCCCGTCATCGTGCTGCACATCGTGGCGATGCTCGACTGGGTGAAGCTTTTGGCCGTGCCAGTGCTGCCCGGCGGAATGCTGACGCTGGGGATGGTGGCGTGGGCGCTCGTGACGCTGTGGTACCTGCGCGCGGACGTGAAGCTGGGGCTGGCGGTGTCGCTCTACTTGGCGCTGTGCATTCCGCTGGGCCGCATGATGCCGATGTGGTCCGTGGTGGCCATCGCGGTGGGCGGCTGGGCCATCCAGTTCGCGGGCCACGCGGTGTGGGAGAAGAAGTCCCCGTCGTTCTTCACCAACCTGGTGCACGCGCTGGTGGGCCCGCTGTTCTTCGTGGCCCTGCTCACCGGGGACTACGCCCTGAAGTCGGAGACCACCGCGCCCGCTCGGGCGTGA
- a CDS encoding DUF962 domain-containing protein — MTFADKLRAWMPLHENGVSRAAHFVGTYLFIFSLCVPLAWVTLPGGLGLTAAHALVAAVVLYALTLEWTAGLLMAPLLVPTLLAALAVASLPTGVAAGVALGVMVARFALVVGAHVVFEKKTHGLSLGGPLLFFIEPVYLLTLVLFGMGFKRELHARATSVGSAAPSVAV, encoded by the coding sequence ATGACCTTCGCTGACAAGCTGCGCGCCTGGATGCCCCTGCACGAGAACGGCGTGAGCCGCGCCGCGCACTTCGTGGGCACGTATCTGTTCATCTTTTCGCTGTGCGTTCCGCTCGCGTGGGTGACTCTGCCGGGCGGCCTGGGCCTCACGGCCGCGCACGCGCTCGTGGCGGCGGTGGTGCTCTACGCGCTGACGCTGGAGTGGACCGCGGGCCTGCTCATGGCGCCGCTGCTGGTGCCCACGCTCCTGGCCGCCCTCGCGGTGGCGAGCCTGCCCACGGGCGTGGCGGCGGGCGTGGCCCTGGGCGTGATGGTGGCGCGCTTCGCGCTGGTGGTGGGCGCGCACGTCGTCTTCGAGAAGAAGACGCATGGCCTGTCCCTGGGCGGCCCGCTGCTGTTCTTCATCGAGCCCGTGTACCTGCTGACGCTCGTCCTCTTCGGAATGGGCTTCAAGCGCGAGCTGCACGCGCGGGCCACCTCGGTCGGGAGCGCCGCGCCCAGCGTCGCCGTGTAG
- a CDS encoding 16S rRNA (uracil(1498)-N(3))-methyltransferase: MVRLFVPLPQPIPSEVTLTTERRHYLVHVLRLEAGDALEVFDGQGRACDARVVELTPEHVRLSLGEARVTPPRREVAVVQGLPKGDKLEWVLQKGTELGASAFWPVDTARSVVKLEPKRAMERTGRWMKIVEEAARQCRRNDVPPVHTPRPLSEAVQALTPGTVVLVLDEEESAVPLGEAFRAAGPGTPVALVVGPEGGLAREEVSALWALGARPVTLGARILRTETAALAALAVMMHLDGELG, encoded by the coding sequence GTGGTCCGCCTCTTCGTCCCGCTGCCTCAGCCCATCCCCTCCGAGGTGACGCTCACCACCGAGCGCCGCCACTACCTCGTCCACGTCCTGCGGCTGGAAGCGGGCGACGCGCTGGAGGTGTTCGATGGGCAGGGCCGCGCCTGCGACGCGCGCGTGGTGGAGCTGACGCCGGAGCACGTGCGGCTCTCGCTCGGCGAGGCCCGCGTGACGCCGCCCCGGCGCGAGGTGGCCGTGGTGCAGGGGTTGCCCAAGGGCGACAAGCTCGAGTGGGTGCTCCAGAAGGGCACCGAGCTGGGCGCCTCCGCGTTCTGGCCCGTGGACACCGCGCGCAGCGTGGTGAAGCTGGAGCCCAAGCGGGCCATGGAGCGCACGGGCCGCTGGATGAAGATTGTCGAGGAGGCCGCGCGCCAGTGCCGTCGCAATGACGTGCCGCCCGTCCACACGCCTCGGCCGCTGTCCGAGGCCGTGCAGGCGCTCACGCCGGGCACCGTGGTGTTGGTGCTGGATGAAGAAGAGTCCGCGGTTCCCCTGGGCGAGGCCTTCCGCGCCGCCGGCCCGGGCACGCCCGTGGCGCTGGTGGTGGGGCCCGAGGGAGGGCTTGCTCGCGAGGAGGTGTCCGCGCTGTGGGCGCTCGGCGCTCGGCCCGTCACGCTGGGAGCGCGCATCCTGCGCACGGAGACCGCCGCGCTGGCCGCCTTGGCGGTGATGATGCACCTGGACGGCGAACTCGGATGA
- a CDS encoding GlsB/YeaQ/YmgE family stress response membrane protein, whose amino-acid sequence MGIIAFIIIGLIAGLIARAILPGRQSMGVIATTLLGMVGSLVGGLIGSLFERNGKLFELKTSGIIMSIVGAIIVLLIVQSASKHRRVHA is encoded by the coding sequence ATGGGGATCATCGCGTTCATCATCATCGGTCTCATCGCGGGCCTCATTGCCCGAGCCATCCTCCCCGGGCGGCAGAGCATGGGGGTCATCGCCACCACCCTGCTGGGCATGGTCGGCTCGCTGGTGGGTGGGCTCATCGGCTCCCTCTTCGAGCGCAACGGGAAGCTCTTCGAGCTGAAGACCTCGGGCATCATCATGTCCATCGTCGGAGCCATCATCGTGCTGCTCATCGTGCAGTCGGCAAGCAAGCACCGACGCGTCCACGCCTAG
- a CDS encoding RDD family protein: MAPPAVAPVAPPRAAPVAMSHALPGVAAPRAPAPDYELPLTGSPMTPAYGTPPVHRASAPAPTETDPLFLDVLGSTPAPDLLPQMDDLPMEAPAHAEPPAVELAPAPISEPPAIARPQGPLPGVALKPRVPTTPGVEEVHARPASLWRRVLSFSVDTAAIGAVAAAYITLASSVAGVKAPHQAGLTGLDAFVAWLRALHTVLLPGMVLMLVLATAYCAVAAILWNGRTLGRLLLGLRLVDTHGLAPAPGRAILRAMLASLSFFLFLGGFWMALFDRRGQTLHDKLTSTFVVQPS; the protein is encoded by the coding sequence ATGGCTCCGCCGGCCGTTGCCCCGGTCGCCCCGCCTCGGGCCGCTCCCGTGGCGATGTCCCACGCGCTGCCCGGTGTCGCCGCGCCGCGCGCGCCCGCCCCGGACTACGAGCTGCCCCTGACGGGCTCTCCGATGACGCCCGCCTACGGGACCCCGCCGGTGCACCGCGCCTCAGCACCCGCGCCGACCGAGACGGATCCGCTCTTCCTGGACGTGCTGGGTTCCACGCCAGCCCCGGATCTCTTGCCACAGATGGATGACCTCCCGATGGAGGCCCCTGCTCACGCCGAGCCTCCCGCGGTGGAGCTGGCGCCCGCCCCCATCTCCGAGCCGCCCGCCATCGCCCGTCCCCAGGGCCCGCTGCCGGGGGTCGCGCTGAAGCCGCGCGTGCCCACGACTCCGGGCGTCGAGGAAGTGCACGCTCGGCCGGCCTCCCTGTGGCGCCGGGTGCTGTCCTTCAGCGTGGACACCGCGGCGATTGGCGCCGTGGCGGCTGCCTACATCACGCTCGCGTCGTCGGTGGCGGGCGTGAAGGCGCCGCACCAGGCGGGCCTCACGGGGCTGGACGCGTTCGTCGCGTGGCTGCGCGCGCTGCACACCGTGCTCTTGCCGGGCATGGTGCTGATGCTCGTGCTGGCCACCGCCTACTGCGCGGTGGCGGCCATCTTGTGGAACGGGCGGACGCTCGGACGGTTGCTGCTGGGGCTTCGGCTGGTGGACACGCACGGCCTGGCCCCCGCGCCGGGACGCGCCATTCTCCGTGCCATGCTGGCCAGCCTGTCCTTCTTCCTGTTCCTCGGCGGATTCTGGATGGCGCTGTTTGATCGCCGCGGACAGACGCTGCATGACAAGCTGACGTCCACCTTCGTCGTCCAACCGAGCTGA
- a CDS encoding FrgA protein has product MPARLAQLLVSRTLLTQEKAAEVLRQQQAQGGHVDTALLERGMGEQDVLALLGEVSGVKPVNLIDFEPNPDVASFIPPKIAERLCVVPLSLDGNTLHVACGYPVPKKELEEVGFLLGKPLELWVAIELRVREWISVIYRQPLAPRFSQLSAMVDPERQGMPPPPPPEAHEDSLTVDMVEQLARSVAQEPVPTEARPAPAAVPPPAFVREPLRLNSPPPPPPPEASTVPPPAFVRAPLRLNMPSDAAPAKPATPPATGTAPSQPARAQQGQPAAKPATAPTGPSTAPAPQGAPGPQGPASTQGTSLAPRAASAPGTTSSQGTSSAQASPGPMASQQGASHGTSTTQGQNAAAPAKAPQAASSAQAKPSAAQGVAAPGGAPSASPAPQQPLAPPSGTTGASPQGNRPPAPPQAPRPAEPPQVWPPSPAPTSPPTMRFAAIATPGRNDPPAPPPRTEPSFLVFSNPATPKPARGPEGAPSRPAAQPPSGQDVPDWTLAQARAALKDASKDRDKLMDVALRFGRRTFDYVSAFAVMRGAGVGWDARGEGMLGEPLHQVSIPLDASSVFRTVAVTRGSYAGPLPPDALTKHYLELFGRQAPRTVFLYPVEVKGRLVAILYGDCGQKPISQRRLSDYILFCQDLPAAFQELILFRKQRVSELRGNEPTDFSIDEDVPPGASLQPAPAPAMAAGLGWSPFFGRGAAGNLGRAATVPPRVMSQEERPPPDFTPLLRRLTGPDAAQRSSAMAELARSPEASARVLAQHFPGPTAWSRLPVVELPEADELGPIPGALSRLGRSAAQALSPLLDSNDADTRYFALLTAGSLPFVELVDGVLRGLFDLEPDISSAARVAAAALKHLPRLDVALRDLRQELTNRDPLRRSLAARALGALHDRESIEGLINLTGSDDAMCAQAAAEALREVTRATLGLQPRQWTAWWAENRSRRRADWLIAALRHRELDVRLAAIEELSRALNDTLGFYADSPEAEREQAVRRWEAAAVDLANARRLGML; this is encoded by the coding sequence ATGCCAGCCCGCCTCGCCCAGCTTCTCGTCTCGCGCACCCTGCTCACCCAAGAGAAGGCCGCGGAGGTCCTGCGTCAGCAACAGGCGCAAGGGGGCCATGTCGACACGGCGCTGCTGGAGCGCGGGATGGGCGAGCAGGATGTGCTCGCGCTGCTCGGTGAGGTCTCGGGCGTCAAGCCGGTGAACCTGATCGACTTCGAGCCGAACCCGGACGTCGCGTCCTTCATCCCGCCGAAGATCGCCGAGCGGCTGTGCGTGGTGCCGCTGTCGCTGGATGGCAACACGCTGCACGTCGCCTGTGGCTATCCGGTGCCGAAGAAGGAGCTGGAGGAAGTCGGGTTCCTGCTCGGCAAGCCGCTGGAGCTGTGGGTCGCCATCGAGCTGCGCGTCCGCGAGTGGATCTCCGTCATCTACCGGCAGCCGCTCGCGCCTCGGTTCTCGCAGCTCTCCGCGATGGTGGATCCAGAGCGGCAGGGCATGCCGCCGCCTCCACCTCCCGAGGCACACGAGGACTCGCTCACCGTGGACATGGTGGAGCAGTTGGCGCGCTCGGTGGCGCAGGAGCCCGTGCCCACCGAGGCTCGCCCCGCGCCCGCCGCCGTCCCGCCGCCCGCGTTCGTGCGCGAGCCGCTGCGCCTCAACAGCCCGCCGCCTCCGCCGCCGCCCGAGGCCAGCACGGTGCCGCCGCCCGCCTTCGTGCGAGCGCCGCTCCGGCTGAACATGCCGAGCGATGCCGCACCCGCGAAGCCGGCGACTCCGCCCGCCACGGGGACCGCGCCGTCGCAGCCCGCGCGCGCGCAGCAGGGACAGCCCGCCGCGAAGCCCGCGACCGCACCGACGGGGCCTTCGACCGCACCAGCACCGCAGGGCGCGCCTGGGCCGCAAGGACCTGCGTCCACGCAAGGCACGTCCTTGGCGCCCAGGGCGGCTTCCGCACCGGGCACGACCTCGTCGCAGGGGACTTCGTCCGCGCAGGCGTCGCCAGGCCCGATGGCCTCGCAGCAGGGCGCCTCGCACGGGACTTCCACCACGCAGGGGCAGAACGCAGCGGCTCCCGCGAAGGCTCCGCAGGCGGCTTCGTCCGCGCAGGCAAAGCCGAGCGCAGCACAGGGCGTCGCAGCGCCGGGAGGGGCACCTTCCGCCTCGCCCGCGCCGCAGCAGCCGCTGGCTCCGCCGAGCGGAACCACGGGGGCATCGCCTCAGGGGAACCGTCCTCCCGCGCCGCCCCAGGCTCCGCGCCCCGCCGAGCCCCCGCAGGTGTGGCCTCCGTCTCCAGCGCCCACCAGCCCCCCGACGATGCGCTTCGCGGCCATCGCGACGCCCGGTCGCAACGACCCTCCCGCGCCTCCGCCGCGCACCGAGCCGTCGTTCCTCGTCTTCAGCAACCCCGCTACCCCGAAGCCCGCGCGCGGGCCCGAGGGCGCCCCGTCGCGTCCCGCCGCGCAGCCGCCCTCCGGACAGGACGTCCCGGACTGGACGCTGGCTCAGGCGCGCGCCGCGCTGAAGGACGCGTCCAAGGACCGTGACAAGCTGATGGACGTGGCGCTGCGCTTCGGCCGCCGCACGTTCGACTACGTCTCCGCCTTCGCCGTCATGCGCGGCGCGGGCGTGGGCTGGGATGCCCGCGGTGAGGGCATGCTCGGCGAGCCGCTCCACCAGGTGTCCATCCCGCTCGACGCGAGCAGCGTCTTCCGCACCGTGGCCGTCACGCGCGGCAGCTACGCGGGCCCCCTGCCCCCGGACGCGCTCACCAAGCACTACCTGGAGCTCTTCGGTCGGCAGGCGCCGCGCACCGTGTTCCTGTACCCGGTCGAGGTGAAGGGCCGGCTGGTGGCCATCCTCTACGGCGACTGCGGACAGAAGCCCATCAGCCAGCGCCGCCTGTCCGACTACATCCTGTTCTGCCAGGACCTGCCCGCCGCCTTCCAGGAGCTCATCCTCTTCCGCAAGCAGCGCGTGTCCGAGCTGCGCGGCAACGAGCCCACCGACTTCTCCATCGACGAGGACGTGCCACCCGGCGCGAGCCTCCAGCCCGCTCCCGCGCCCGCCATGGCGGCCGGCCTGGGATGGAGCCCGTTCTTCGGACGCGGCGCCGCGGGCAACCTGGGCCGCGCCGCCACCGTGCCGCCTCGGGTGATGTCACAGGAGGAGCGCCCGCCTCCGGACTTCACGCCGCTGCTCCGTCGCCTCACCGGCCCGGACGCCGCCCAGCGCTCCAGCGCGATGGCGGAGCTGGCGCGCTCGCCCGAGGCCAGCGCTCGCGTGCTGGCCCAGCACTTCCCCGGTCCCACCGCGTGGAGCCGACTCCCCGTGGTCGAGTTGCCCGAGGCCGACGAGCTGGGCCCGATTCCCGGTGCCCTCTCCCGCCTGGGCCGCTCGGCCGCGCAGGCCCTGTCGCCGCTGCTGGACTCGAACGACGCGGACACGCGCTACTTCGCGCTGCTCACCGCGGGCAGCCTGCCCTTCGTCGAGCTGGTGGACGGCGTGCTGCGCGGCCTGTTCGACCTGGAGCCGGACATCTCCAGCGCCGCGCGCGTGGCCGCCGCCGCGCTCAAGCACCTGCCGCGCCTGGACGTGGCCCTGCGCGACCTGCGCCAGGAGCTGACGAATCGAGACCCACTGCGCCGCTCGCTGGCCGCGCGCGCGCTGGGCGCCCTGCATGACCGCGAGTCCATCGAGGGCCTCATCAACCTCACGGGCAGCGACGACGCCATGTGCGCGCAGGCCGCCGCCGAGGCCCTGCGCGAGGTGACGCGCGCCACGCTCGGACTCCAGCCGCGCCAGTGGACGGCGTGGTGGGCGGAGAACCGCAGCCGTCGCCGCGCGGACTGGCTCATCGCGGCGCTGCGACACCGCGAGCTGGACGTGCGCCTCGCCGCCATCGAGGAGCTGAGCCGCGCGCTCAACGACACGCTGGGCTTCTACGCGGACTCGCCCGAGGCCGAGCGCGAGCAGGCCGTGCGTCGCTGGGAAGCCGCCGCCGTGGACCTGGCCAACGCCCGCCGCCTGGGAATGCTCTGA
- a CDS encoding HAMP domain-containing histidine kinase, translating into MTSAMWLSLVACAGLVALAGLSLARVGRGVLALPLSLLCICLSTWDFASFALVRSGESDWRLVGALAALMMLPSALHFILAFVGRRKRSAWAMYGAYAVMGLVGFALLASPSTPALAVWRTPSRLALLMGALALPVLAAGFWLLGAHLLRARQAEERARAGLVLLGLALTVALLLTDFAADLGLRTPRLGSLGTLLGLPVMATVALRFRLFGEDEGARAALSAGVLALLGVLAYLAVFWLFAGEAGPLVIGTTTITFAMLAAARRGVTAFVTQRERWERLATLGRFSAQMAHDLRNPIAAMKGAAQYLKEEHARGQPWDAHGDFLDLLLEQVERLDGVVGTYQRLARVEPLMRPLDLHRLVDSVLSLQAFANPGKVVLVRALAPTTHPLAGDEDLLTHALENLVRNAFEAMPSGGTLTVRTTVDAGGVTLAVEDTGEGMDARTRERAFDEFFTTKASGSGLGLAFVRRVVEAHGGSVTLTSNEGRGTILSLHLPTSSASPARQPHGDAA; encoded by the coding sequence ATGACGAGCGCGATGTGGCTCAGTCTGGTGGCGTGCGCGGGGCTGGTGGCCCTCGCGGGGCTCTCGCTCGCGCGCGTGGGGCGCGGCGTCCTGGCCCTCCCGCTGTCGCTGCTGTGCATCTGCCTGTCGACGTGGGACTTCGCATCCTTTGCACTGGTGCGCTCGGGGGAGTCCGACTGGCGGCTGGTGGGCGCGCTCGCCGCGCTGATGATGCTGCCCAGCGCGCTCCACTTCATCCTCGCCTTCGTGGGCCGCCGCAAGCGCTCGGCCTGGGCCATGTACGGCGCCTACGCGGTGATGGGGCTGGTGGGCTTCGCGCTGCTGGCGAGCCCGAGCACTCCGGCCCTGGCCGTGTGGCGCACCCCGTCTCGCCTCGCCCTGCTGATGGGCGCGCTGGCGCTGCCGGTGCTCGCCGCGGGCTTCTGGCTGCTGGGCGCGCACCTGCTCCGCGCTCGGCAGGCCGAGGAGCGGGCTCGCGCGGGGCTCGTGCTGTTGGGGCTCGCGCTGACCGTGGCCCTGCTGCTCACGGACTTCGCGGCGGACCTGGGCCTGCGCACGCCGAGGCTGGGAAGCCTGGGCACCCTGCTGGGCCTGCCGGTGATGGCCACGGTGGCGCTGCGCTTCCGACTCTTCGGCGAGGACGAGGGCGCCCGTGCCGCGCTGTCCGCGGGCGTGCTGGCGCTGCTGGGCGTGCTCGCCTACCTCGCGGTCTTCTGGCTCTTCGCCGGCGAGGCGGGCCCGTTGGTCATCGGCACCACCACCATCACCTTCGCGATGCTCGCGGCGGCTCGGCGCGGCGTCACCGCCTTCGTCACCCAGCGCGAGCGATGGGAGCGACTGGCCACGCTCGGGCGCTTCTCCGCGCAGATGGCCCATGACCTGCGCAACCCCATCGCCGCGATGAAGGGCGCCGCGCAGTACCTCAAGGAGGAGCACGCGCGCGGCCAACCCTGGGACGCGCACGGCGACTTCCTGGACCTGCTGCTGGAGCAGGTGGAGCGGCTGGACGGCGTGGTGGGCACGTACCAGCGGCTGGCGCGCGTGGAGCCGCTCATGCGCCCCCTGGACCTGCACCGACTGGTGGACAGCGTGCTGTCCCTCCAGGCCTTCGCCAACCCCGGGAAGGTGGTGCTGGTGCGCGCCCTGGCCCCGACGACGCATCCGCTCGCGGGAGACGAGGACCTGCTGACCCACGCGCTGGAGAACCTGGTGCGCAACGCGTTCGAGGCGATGCCCTCGGGCGGCACCCTCACCGTGCGCACCACCGTGGACGCGGGCGGCGTGACGCTCGCGGTGGAGGACACCGGCGAGGGCATGGACGCGCGCACGCGGGAGCGGGCCTTCGACGAGTTCTTCACCACCAAGGCCTCGGGCAGCGGCCTGGGCCTGGCCTTCGTGCGGCGCGTGGTGGAGGCGCACGGCGGCTCGGTGACGCTGACGAGCAACGAGGGGCGTGGCACGATTCTGAGCCTTCACCTGCCGACGTCCTCCGCGTCACCGGCCCGGCAGCCCCACGGAGATGCCGCGTGA